Proteins encoded within one genomic window of Bacteroidota bacterium:
- the lptC gene encoding LPS export ABC transporter periplasmic protein LptC gives MSIFIRTWNFIRSHIACNLLVLLSIPFYQACENDIKTVGLFSRIDTLPVESVKEIQVIQSDSGRITFILTSQQLNRYEGNDPYMEFPKGFKIIFYDSAMQIKSQLTADYGVSFERRKIMEAKNNVEVINYQKNEKLNTEHLVWDQKKKLIYSDVFVKITSPDKTIFGENGLEADEQFNSYTLKKAKGEIRFDQDKY, from the coding sequence ATGTCAATCTTTATCAGAACCTGGAATTTTATACGATCTCACATTGCCTGTAACCTTTTAGTATTACTCTCTATTCCTTTTTATCAGGCGTGTGAGAATGATATAAAAACCGTTGGGCTTTTTTCCAGAATAGACACTTTGCCCGTTGAATCGGTTAAGGAAATCCAAGTTATTCAAAGCGATTCAGGAAGGATAACTTTTATACTTACAAGTCAACAACTCAATCGTTATGAGGGAAATGATCCTTATATGGAATTCCCGAAAGGCTTCAAAATCATCTTTTATGACAGTGCGATGCAAATCAAATCACAACTGACAGCTGACTATGGCGTAAGCTTTGAAAGACGAAAAATAATGGAGGCTAAAAATAATGTTGAGGTCATCAATTATCAAAAGAATGAAAAGCTGAATACAGAGCATCTGGTATGGGATCAGAAAAAAAAACTCATTTACTCCGATGTATTTGTCAAAATCACTTCTCCGGATAAAACCATTTTTGGAGAAAATGGGCTGGAGGCCGATGAGCAGTTCAATAGCTATACGCTCAAGAAGGCTAAGGGTGAAATACGCTTTGATCAGGATAAATACTAA
- a CDS encoding DUF1573 domain-containing protein yields MLTHNFAQNTSDLQGATNASKIIWKFVEYDFGEIKQGSPVLATFEFKNSSNEPVLISNVRSSCGCTVADYSKKPILPGESSTISITYNAQKGGAFNKTITVFLNETDQHKLTIKGIVMIKE; encoded by the coding sequence ATGTTGACTCATAATTTTGCTCAGAACACAAGTGATTTGCAAGGTGCGACTAATGCATCGAAGATAATCTGGAAATTTGTTGAGTATGATTTTGGCGAGATCAAACAGGGGAGCCCTGTATTAGCTACGTTCGAGTTTAAAAATTCTTCCAATGAGCCTGTACTCATATCAAATGTCAGGTCCTCATGTGGCTGTACGGTGGCCGATTATTCTAAAAAGCCAATACTTCCTGGCGAATCTTCGACCATTTCAATCACTTACAATGCACAAAAAGGCGGAGCTTTTAATAAAACAATCACGGTTTTTTTAAACGAAACCGATCAGCATAAGTTGACCATCAAGGGGATTGTCATGATAAAGGAATAA
- a CDS encoding U32 family peptidase codes for MTSHTIEIMSPVGSYESLMAAIQSGANSVYFGIGNLNMRARSSQNFTLRDLAKISSVCQQRNVRSYITLNAVIYDKELARMRAIIDAAKRNGITAIIASDLAVMEYARQASMEVHMSTQTNITNIEAVRFYARYADVIVTARELSLVQVASIIRRIKKDRITGPSGRLLQVEIFAHGALCMAISGKCYLSLDNYNASANRGSCYQLCRRPYRVFDTDGEVEMVVDNKFIMSPRDLKTIGFLDKIIKAGVTVLKIEGRGRSPEYVKTVTQCYREAIDACFSGRYTPSNIERWNQRLATVYNRGFWDGYYLGRKVGEWHNQEGSIATKRKTFLGKVVNYYVKIGVAEVKIENKSLHIGDEILIIGPTTGVVEDNITEIRIGNNQLTSEARKGDTCSFPIGNPVRRSDKVYLVNRHQQQQSVQSQYRVYF; via the coding sequence ATGACATCCCATACAATTGAAATCATGTCCCCTGTTGGCTCCTACGAGTCACTCATGGCTGCGATACAAAGCGGAGCCAATTCTGTATATTTTGGCATCGGTAATCTCAACATGAGGGCGCGATCCTCACAAAACTTTACACTCCGTGACCTAGCTAAAATATCTTCCGTGTGTCAGCAACGCAATGTCCGGTCATATATCACACTTAATGCAGTCATTTACGACAAGGAGTTGGCACGTATGAGGGCGATTATTGATGCAGCAAAACGTAATGGGATTACCGCAATTATTGCTTCCGACCTGGCAGTAATGGAATATGCCAGGCAGGCTTCAATGGAAGTCCATATGTCTACTCAAACCAATATTACCAATATTGAGGCGGTAAGATTCTATGCAAGGTATGCTGATGTCATCGTCACTGCACGGGAACTCAGCCTTGTCCAGGTAGCTTCAATCATTCGCAGGATCAAAAAGGATCGGATCACAGGGCCATCAGGCAGGCTGTTACAGGTTGAAATATTTGCCCATGGTGCCTTGTGCATGGCCATTTCAGGCAAGTGCTATTTGAGCCTCGACAATTACAATGCCTCAGCCAACCGTGGATCCTGCTACCAGCTATGCCGCAGACCTTACCGCGTCTTCGATACCGACGGTGAAGTAGAAATGGTTGTTGACAATAAATTCATTATGTCGCCCAGAGATCTTAAGACAATTGGTTTTTTGGATAAAATCATAAAAGCTGGTGTAACAGTTTTGAAAATCGAGGGACGTGGACGCTCACCTGAGTATGTAAAAACCGTCACACAGTGTTATCGTGAAGCGATAGATGCCTGTTTTAGCGGGAGATATACTCCTTCGAATATTGAAAGATGGAACCAACGCCTTGCAACCGTTTATAACCGTGGTTTCTGGGATGGCTATTACCTTGGCCGGAAAGTTGGTGAATGGCACAACCAGGAGGGATCCATTGCCACAAAACGCAAAACCTTTCTGGGTAAAGTGGTGAATTATTATGTTAAAATCGGTGTCGCTGAAGTGAAAATTGAAAACAAGTCCCTGCATATCGGCGATGAGATACTAATCATCGGGCCGACAACAGGTGTTGTTGAGGATAATATTACCGAAATACGTATAGGAAATAACCAGTTAACCAGCGAAGCCAGAAAGGGAGATACATGCTCCTTCCCGATCGGAAATCCTGTCCGTCGTTCAGACAAGGTATATCTGGTTAATCGGCATCAGCAGCAACAGTCAGTGCAAAGCCAGTACCGTGTATATTTTTAA
- a CDS encoding DUF6249 domain-containing protein has translation MTEFMVPISVFAMIFGIVYIVSRRKERMYMMDKGITPDTFKTESRSQTNLKWGLFLVAIGIGLILANWLAESGAMSEEAAYFSMIFLFGGVALVVSHFLGKNKTTGGEK, from the coding sequence ATGACAGAATTCATGGTTCCCATCAGTGTCTTTGCAATGATTTTCGGCATTGTATATATTGTCAGCCGCCGCAAAGAGCGTATGTATATGATGGATAAAGGAATTACTCCCGACACCTTCAAGACTGAATCCCGTTCTCAGACGAATCTTAAATGGGGTTTGTTCCTTGTTGCAATCGGCATTGGTTTGATTCTTGCAAACTGGCTCGCCGAAAGCGGCGCAATGAGCGAAGAGGCAGCATATTTTTCGATGATATTTCTCTTTGGAGGTGTGGCCCTTGTTGTCAGCCATTTTCTTGGTAAAAATAAGACAACAGGCGGGGAAAAGTAA
- the thpR gene encoding RNA 2',3'-cyclic phosphodiesterase: MKRIFTAIDIQPSPNFLNIFYDLKSKLRDDKIKWVEIENIHITLKFFGETHEEKIQTISLALKDAASKSQPFDLTLSHVGVFGGFYKPRVVWIGIERSEELLILANNIMTNLQNIGYSGEEEFTPHLTIGRIKYITDKRYFSQVIEKQKDVFIQKSSVENIHLYESILRSEGPIYSAIKSFPLFK; the protein is encoded by the coding sequence ATGAAACGCATTTTTACCGCCATCGATATCCAGCCCTCACCAAACTTTCTGAATATTTTTTATGACCTCAAATCAAAGCTCAGGGATGATAAAATCAAATGGGTAGAAATTGAAAACATACATATCACATTAAAGTTTTTCGGAGAAACACACGAAGAAAAGATCCAGACAATTAGCTTGGCTTTAAAAGATGCAGCCTCCAAATCGCAGCCGTTTGATCTCACCCTCAGCCATGTCGGTGTTTTTGGAGGCTTCTACAAGCCAAGAGTGGTATGGATTGGCATTGAAAGGTCGGAAGAGTTGCTGATTCTTGCCAACAATATCATGACAAATCTTCAAAATATCGGATACTCAGGTGAAGAAGAATTTACACCACACCTGACAATCGGCAGGATTAAGTATATCACTGATAAAAGATATTTTTCGCAGGTGATTGAAAAACAAAAGGATGTTTTCATTCAGAAATCTTCTGTTGAAAACATCCATCTATACGAGAGCATTCTCCGTTCGGAAGGACCGATTTATTCGGCAATTAAATCGTTTCCGCTGTTTAAATAA
- a CDS encoding acyl transferase, whose translation MSLPDELKGRIFNSFSSEEINALIIEIFRFQYTNNLIYRRYVDTLRIPIDKVRTPEQVPFLPVEFFKSHRIVSGDQDHQVIFTSSGTTGSQISRHHICDITIYNTSLLRGFEYFYGPARDYTLLALLPSYLEREGSSLVYMVNILIQKTGHALSGFYLYDTEKLIDNLVKLMKQHQKVILLGASYALLDLIEKRNFEFSDVIIMETGGMKGRQKELVRAELHRRLCKGFGVEVIHSEYGMTELLSQSYSTGHGFFRCPSWMRVCIRDINDPLTLIGDEQTGGINIIDLANLYSCSFVATQDLGITHIDGSFEVLGRFDFSDIRGCNLMIV comes from the coding sequence ATGTCTTTACCGGATGAATTGAAAGGCCGAATATTCAACTCTTTTTCTTCTGAAGAGATTAACGCATTGATCATTGAAATATTTCGTTTTCAGTATACAAATAATCTGATTTACAGGCGTTATGTTGATACCTTGCGTATACCCATTGATAAAGTCCGGACTCCGGAACAGGTTCCCTTCCTGCCTGTAGAATTTTTCAAGAGCCACCGTATTGTCAGCGGAGATCAGGATCATCAGGTTATTTTCACCAGCAGCGGTACCACAGGGTCTCAGATATCCCGACACCATATTTGTGATATTACTATATACAATACAAGTCTTTTAAGGGGTTTTGAATATTTCTATGGTCCGGCCAGAGATTATACTTTACTGGCTCTGCTTCCTTCATATCTCGAACGTGAAGGATCGTCGCTGGTATATATGGTGAATATTCTTATCCAAAAAACAGGGCACGCTTTAAGTGGATTTTATTTATATGATACAGAGAAGCTTATTGACAATCTGGTAAAGTTGATGAAGCAGCATCAGAAGGTCATTCTTTTGGGAGCATCGTATGCTTTGCTTGATCTTATTGAAAAGCGGAATTTTGAATTTTCTGATGTGATTATCATGGAGACCGGTGGTATGAAGGGCCGACAAAAGGAGCTTGTCAGGGCAGAACTTCACCGCCGGTTATGTAAGGGCTTTGGTGTTGAGGTCATTCATTCAGAATATGGCATGACAGAGTTATTATCGCAATCATATTCCACGGGTCACGGATTCTTTCGTTGTCCTTCATGGATGAGGGTATGTATTCGAGACATAAATGATCCGCTGACATTAATTGGCGATGAACAAACAGGAGGTATTAACATCATTGACCTGGCTAACCTCTATTCCTGTTCATTCGTAGCCACACAGGACCTTGGGATCACGCACATCGACGGATCATTTGAAGTGCTGGGACGTTTTGATTTCAGCGATATCAGAGGTTGTAACCTGATGATTGTCTGA
- a CDS encoding response regulator transcription factor, giving the protein MQKKAHILYVEDDRYLSFVTKDNLELMGYNITCCEDGEQAIDLFIRNHFDICIIDIMLPKIDGFTVATKIRDMDHHIPIIFLTAKTMKEDRIKGLTIGGDDYMTKPFNIEELVLKIEIFLRRNRVKEEHSECFSPLRIGSFIFDYKNQLLNLKGEQIRLTQKEADLLKFLNENRNRVLKREDILISVWGNDSYYLSRSLDVFISRLRKILRKDRRIKIKNIHGTGFALTVAADAD; this is encoded by the coding sequence ATGCAAAAAAAAGCACATATTCTGTACGTTGAAGATGATCGTTATCTGAGTTTTGTCACCAAAGATAATCTAGAGCTAATGGGATATAATATAACCTGCTGCGAAGATGGGGAGCAGGCAATAGATCTCTTTATCAGGAACCATTTTGATATCTGCATAATCGACATTATGCTCCCTAAAATCGATGGATTTACAGTTGCTACAAAAATCAGAGATATGGACCATCATATACCGATCATTTTTCTGACGGCTAAAACAATGAAAGAAGACCGTATCAAGGGATTGACAATAGGCGGGGACGATTATATGACAAAACCTTTTAATATTGAGGAATTGGTACTGAAAATCGAAATCTTCCTTAGGAGAAACCGCGTCAAAGAAGAGCATTCTGAATGTTTTTCACCTTTGAGAATAGGATCTTTCATTTTCGATTATAAAAATCAGCTGTTGAATTTAAAGGGGGAACAAATCCGGTTAACACAGAAAGAAGCTGATCTTCTTAAATTCTTAAATGAAAACCGGAATAGGGTGTTAAAGAGGGAGGATATATTAATATCGGTTTGGGGGAACGACAGTTATTACCTCAGCCGTAGTCTCGATGTTTTTATATCCCGACTGCGAAAGATCCTCAGAAAGGACAGACGAATTAAGATTAAAAATATACACGGTACTGGCTTTGCACTGACTGTTGCTGCTGATGCCGATTAA
- a CDS encoding SOS response-associated peptidase, with product MCGRFSFSPNEIIIEERFDLEIEEGTYKPRYNCAPSQNLAVISNADPGKLSFYRWGLIPFWAQDMSIGNRMINAKAETILEKTSFKNPFRHKRCLVPGDGFYEWKKESSGKTPYRIVTKDHGLFAMAGIWDSWKDTEGRIINSFAIITTAANVIMKPIHERMPVILLPEHEKEWLYRQDNYALQQLLKPYPSRLMEAYQVSKLVNSPLNDSPEVIIGV from the coding sequence ATGTGTGGAAGGTTTTCGTTTTCACCTAATGAAATAATTATCGAAGAACGATTTGATCTGGAGATCGAAGAGGGGACATACAAACCCCGGTACAATTGTGCTCCGTCACAGAATCTCGCAGTCATTTCAAATGCTGATCCGGGCAAACTGAGTTTTTATCGCTGGGGATTGATTCCGTTCTGGGCTCAGGATATGTCGATCGGCAACCGGATGATTAATGCCAAAGCAGAGACAATTCTGGAAAAGACTTCGTTCAAAAATCCATTCCGGCATAAGAGATGTCTCGTGCCCGGCGATGGATTCTATGAATGGAAAAAGGAATCCTCCGGTAAAACACCCTACCGGATCGTCACGAAAGATCATGGGCTTTTTGCAATGGCAGGTATTTGGGATTCATGGAAAGATACAGAAGGGCGCATTATCAATTCCTTTGCGATTATCACAACTGCAGCCAATGTAATCATGAAGCCTATTCATGAGCGTATGCCGGTCATTCTTCTACCAGAACATGAAAAAGAATGGTTGTATCGTCAAGATAACTATGCCTTGCAGCAACTCCTGAAACCTTACCCTTCCAGGCTGATGGAAGCATATCAGGTTTCCAAACTAGTAAACTCTCCCTTGAACGATTCGCCTGAGGTTATTATCGGAGTATAA
- a CDS encoding RNA polymerase sigma factor: protein MELPDDRIIIKHVLAGDTAAYAHLVEKHKDMAYSMALKITRNREDAEEIAQDAFVKAFHSLRSFRQESRFSTWLFRIVYNTAISRMRKRKTETITLDDDIVENFTTDEIHEDIRALSDDEQRILLNNALEKLPVIDYTIITLFYIEDCPVEEISQITGLTNVNVKVRLHRIRKRLYAELNESFKRILN, encoded by the coding sequence ATGGAACTCCCGGATGACCGCATAATCATTAAACATGTTCTCGCAGGGGATACCGCAGCCTATGCCCATCTGGTTGAAAAGCATAAAGATATGGCTTACAGCATGGCCCTTAAAATTACACGCAACCGTGAAGATGCCGAAGAGATCGCCCAGGATGCTTTTGTGAAGGCCTTCCATTCTCTCAGGAGCTTCAGGCAAGAATCCAGGTTTTCAACATGGCTATTCCGTATCGTATACAACACAGCCATCAGCAGGATGAGAAAAAGAAAAACTGAAACCATTACCCTTGATGATGATATCGTGGAGAATTTTACAACCGATGAGATCCATGAAGACATTAGGGCACTAAGCGATGATGAACAACGCATACTGCTCAATAATGCCCTTGAAAAGCTGCCAGTAATAGATTATACGATTATTACGTTATTTTATATTGAGGACTGCCCGGTTGAGGAGATATCCCAAATCACCGGGCTGACAAACGTCAATGTCAAGGTCAGGTTGCACAGGATACGAAAAAGACTTTATGCTGAGCTTAACGAATCCTTTAAAAGAATTCTTAACTAA
- the elbB gene encoding isoprenoid biosynthesis glyoxalase ElbB, with protein MKTFAVVLAGCGVMDGAEIHEAVMTIYAIKKQNADYQIFAPDIQQYHVINHISGQVMNETRNVLVEAARIARGKIKPLKDFNPHSYDAIVFPGGFGVAKNLCTFAVEGERCSVNPEVEKAIREMVKLGKPVGLMCISPVIAARLFGDVELTIGRDQGSASAIVKMGGKHVITTHGEVVMDKKRKIFTTPCYMLDANIVQIAEGAENIIKAIIREI; from the coding sequence ATGAAAACATTTGCAGTTGTATTAGCAGGTTGCGGTGTAATGGATGGCGCTGAAATCCATGAAGCCGTCATGACAATTTATGCTATTAAAAAGCAGAATGCCGATTATCAGATTTTTGCTCCTGATATTCAGCAGTACCATGTTATCAATCATATTTCAGGTCAGGTAATGAATGAAACAAGAAATGTACTGGTCGAAGCTGCAAGGATAGCAAGAGGCAAAATCAAGCCGCTGAAGGATTTTAATCCTCATTCTTATGATGCCATCGTCTTCCCCGGAGGTTTTGGTGTAGCCAAGAACTTATGTACATTCGCCGTTGAGGGTGAAAGATGTTCTGTTAATCCGGAGGTTGAGAAAGCCATAAGGGAAATGGTTAAACTGGGAAAACCTGTCGGATTAATGTGCATTTCACCGGTGATTGCTGCAAGATTGTTTGGTGATGTTGAACTGACGATTGGCAGGGATCAGGGATCAGCTTCAGCCATCGTCAAAATGGGAGGGAAACATGTCATCACAACTCATGGAGAGGTAGTGATGGATAAGAAGCGTAAAATCTTTACTACCCCTTGTTATATGCTGGATGCTAATATAGTTCAGATAGCCGAAGGAGCAGAGAATATTATTAAAGCAATAATTAGAGAAATTTAA
- a CDS encoding Y-family DNA polymerase translates to MPKTFALVDCNNFYASCERIFNPHLEGKPLVVLSNNDGCIIARSDEAKKLGVKMGVPAFEIKDVLEKNNIQVFSTNYALYGDISQRVMTILSQFSPAIEIYSIDEAFLDLTNMIGINLQEYGAKIARTVLQWIGIPVTIGIAPTKTLAKAANHLAKEHPNWNGLLDMTSVHDPDVLLQMIPVKDIWGVGPQYAEFLTHHHIITALDLKNSPEKWIRKYMGVVGERTVTELRGIPCFPVDNNPSGKKGICISRSFGKPTDDYDEIEQATSTFIVSAAVKLRKQKSLAQALTVFVMTNRFAKGPQYVNGMTVHLPIATNNTAELIHHTIRALRKIFRKGYQYKKSGVIVTDIIPEQTFQCSLWDDVDRLKQKKLTMIIDSINTSMGKGKVKYAVQGTQRLWKMRQERLSQGFTTNWEELLTIDLDKVE, encoded by the coding sequence ATGCCCAAAACCTTTGCCCTCGTCGACTGCAATAACTTTTATGCCTCCTGCGAACGCATTTTCAATCCACACCTGGAGGGCAAACCATTAGTTGTCCTGTCGAATAATGACGGCTGCATTATAGCCCGGTCAGACGAAGCAAAAAAATTGGGGGTTAAAATGGGGGTACCAGCTTTTGAGATAAAAGATGTGCTTGAAAAGAACAATATTCAGGTCTTCTCAACTAACTATGCTCTATATGGAGATATCTCACAACGGGTAATGACCATCTTGTCGCAATTCTCCCCTGCAATTGAAATTTATTCAATTGACGAAGCCTTTCTGGATCTGACAAATATGATTGGGATTAATCTCCAGGAATATGGCGCCAAGATTGCCAGGACTGTTCTTCAATGGATAGGTATTCCTGTGACCATTGGTATTGCTCCGACAAAAACCCTTGCAAAGGCAGCGAACCATCTGGCAAAGGAACATCCAAACTGGAATGGTCTGCTGGACATGACTTCAGTTCATGACCCGGATGTTTTACTTCAAATGATCCCTGTTAAGGACATATGGGGAGTCGGGCCTCAATATGCCGAATTTTTAACTCATCATCATATTATTACAGCCCTGGACTTGAAAAATTCACCGGAAAAATGGATCAGAAAATACATGGGTGTCGTTGGTGAAAGAACGGTCACTGAACTCAGAGGAATACCCTGCTTTCCTGTTGACAACAATCCTTCCGGGAAAAAAGGCATCTGTATATCCCGGTCATTCGGAAAACCCACCGATGATTATGATGAAATCGAACAGGCTACTTCAACATTCATCGTTTCAGCTGCTGTTAAGTTACGTAAACAAAAGTCATTGGCACAGGCCCTGACTGTCTTTGTGATGACCAATCGGTTTGCAAAAGGACCCCAATATGTCAATGGGATGACTGTTCATCTGCCCATCGCTACAAATAATACAGCTGAGCTTATCCATCATACAATTAGGGCCCTGAGGAAAATATTCCGAAAAGGATACCAATATAAAAAGTCCGGAGTTATCGTCACGGATATTATTCCTGAACAAACGTTTCAATGCTCGTTATGGGATGATGTCGATAGATTGAAACAAAAAAAACTGACGATGATCATTGATAGCATTAATACCAGTATGGGAAAAGGGAAAGTCAAATATGCCGTTCAGGGTACACAAAGACTATGGAAAATGAGACAGGAAAGGTTATCTCAGGGTTTTACGACAAATTGGGAGGAACTGCTTACTATTGACCTGGATAAAGTCGAGTAA
- a CDS encoding HAMP domain-containing sensor histidine kinase, producing MKNRAIRIVVLLGTFSIVCMIVFQVFWVYQTYLTSEKQFNQRVKIALYDVAEKLAEFNKSQLPFSNPVEQVSSNYFIVNVENVIDPIILEHFLKTGFDHSNITLDYEYAIYDCESKEMVYGNYISPVSDHTSPSNLRTFKKDDMLVYYFGVNFPTKTTYIIENMNIWFISSLIILTALSFFAYSLFIILKQRKLSDVQKDFINNMTHEFKTPISTIAIASGVLSDPLIVNDPQRLHNYATIISEQNARLEHHIQKVLQEAGSDKSSIKLKLEQIEIHDLITHVVSNFKMNQAQINMTINCELPVNSIYFHGDKLHLSNVIYNLLDNAVKYCDTDPVIHVVAGNKKNAHFISVMDNGRGIEKQYLNKIFERFFRIPTGDVHTVKGFGLGLNYVKNIIDSHKWKIHVISQIGIGSIFTILIENKHSGNAKKSTYSVR from the coding sequence ATGAAAAACCGGGCTATACGAATCGTCGTATTATTAGGAACATTCTCCATTGTGTGCATGATTGTTTTCCAGGTATTCTGGGTCTATCAGACCTATCTTACAAGTGAGAAACAATTCAATCAGCGTGTAAAAATAGCCCTATATGATGTAGCTGAGAAACTGGCAGAATTTAACAAATCACAGCTGCCTTTCAGTAATCCCGTCGAACAGGTTTCTTCTAATTACTTCATTGTGAATGTTGAAAATGTGATAGATCCCATAATTCTTGAACATTTTCTAAAAACCGGATTTGATCACAGCAACATCACATTGGATTATGAATATGCTATTTACGACTGTGAAAGCAAAGAAATGGTCTATGGAAATTACATCAGTCCTGTTTCAGATCATACATCCCCAAGCAATCTCAGGACCTTTAAGAAAGATGATATGCTGGTTTATTATTTTGGGGTGAACTTCCCAACAAAAACCACATATATTATCGAGAATATGAACATTTGGTTCATTTCATCCCTTATTATACTAACTGCTCTATCATTTTTTGCATATTCACTATTTATAATTCTGAAACAACGGAAACTATCCGATGTACAAAAAGACTTCATTAATAATATGACACATGAATTCAAAACTCCCATTTCCACCATCGCCATAGCCTCCGGAGTTCTTTCTGATCCGCTCATTGTCAATGACCCGCAACGTCTTCACAATTACGCCACAATCATCAGTGAACAAAATGCCCGGCTTGAGCATCATATCCAAAAAGTACTTCAGGAAGCAGGTAGTGATAAAAGTTCCATTAAATTAAAACTGGAACAAATTGAAATTCATGATTTGATTACACATGTGGTCAGTAACTTTAAAATGAATCAGGCACAAATAAATATGACCATTAACTGTGAACTTCCGGTAAATTCGATTTATTTTCATGGTGACAAACTTCATCTTTCCAATGTTATTTATAATTTGTTGGATAATGCAGTAAAATATTGTGACACAGATCCTGTCATTCATGTCGTAGCCGGTAATAAAAAGAATGCCCATTTTATTTCAGTCATGGATAATGGCAGGGGTATTGAAAAACAATACCTTAACAAGATCTTTGAGAGGTTCTTCAGGATCCCGACCGGAGATGTTCATACTGTAAAAGGCTTCGGCCTGGGATTGAATTATGTAAAAAATATTATTGATTCGCATAAATGGAAAATTCACGTTATAAGCCAGATTGGAATAGGTAGCATTTTTACCATCCTGATTGAAAATAAACATTCTGGAAATGCAAAAAAAAGCACATATTCTGTACGTTGA
- a CDS encoding hemolysin family protein → MHPWLTVIITLLFSAFFSGMEIAFITANKLKVELDKSKGLLSAQIMSDFNKTPSRFIGAMLLGNNIALVIYGIAMAAILDPFIAHILPSKLQGEILNLIIQVIMATLIILIVAEFLPKALFRINPNTIINYLAVPVYLFYYLFYPVIFFFIGLSEFILKKIFHVKLSKQTYDFTPVDLDHFLAEYFAYFNKDLELPREIQMFRNVIDFRNIKLRECMVPRTEIEAIEDSDTLTRLKLKFIETGYSRILVYNSSIDNIIGYVYAFDLFKNPSEIKSITNPVMIVPETMLAKKALTTFIQQHKSIAVVVDEFGGTSGMVTIEDIIEEILGEIEDEYDSGDLLDKQINENEYVFSGRLELDYLNEKYNLNLPASDEYETLAGFILHHYGSIPQPKEQMTIGPYVFYIIQSTASRINKVRLIRKG, encoded by the coding sequence ATGCACCCCTGGTTAACGGTCATCATAACACTATTATTTTCCGCCTTCTTCTCGGGAATGGAAATTGCCTTTATCACAGCTAACAAATTGAAAGTAGAACTGGATAAAAGCAAGGGATTGCTCTCTGCACAAATCATGTCGGATTTCAATAAGACACCCTCCCGTTTTATTGGAGCCATGCTGTTAGGCAACAACATCGCCCTGGTTATATATGGCATAGCCATGGCTGCAATCCTCGATCCGTTTATCGCGCACATCCTGCCTTCTAAACTGCAAGGTGAGATCCTTAACCTCATTATCCAGGTCATCATGGCAACGCTGATTATCCTTATTGTCGCTGAATTCCTTCCGAAAGCCTTATTCCGTATTAATCCCAACACGATTATCAACTACCTCGCAGTACCAGTATATCTGTTCTATTATCTTTTTTATCCGGTTATTTTCTTTTTCATTGGATTATCCGAGTTCATTCTTAAAAAAATATTCCATGTCAAGTTGTCAAAACAGACATATGATTTCACCCCTGTTGACCTGGATCATTTCCTGGCAGAATACTTTGCATACTTTAATAAAGACCTTGAACTTCCACGGGAAATACAGATGTTCAGAAATGTGATTGATTTTCGCAATATCAAGTTGCGTGAATGCATGGTGCCCCGAACCGAAATAGAAGCCATTGAAGATAGTGACACTTTAACAAGGCTAAAACTGAAATTCATTGAAACAGGCTATTCACGTATCCTGGTCTATAACAGTTCTATCGATAACATTATCGGCTATGTCTATGCATTTGATCTTTTCAAAAATCCATCTGAAATCAAATCCATTACCAATCCGGTTATGATTGTACCTGAAACAATGTTGGCTAAAAAGGCACTTACGACATTTATACAACAACATAAAAGCATAGCCGTCGTTGTAGATGAATTCGGCGGCACATCGGGTATGGTCACCATCGAAGACATTATAGAAGAAATTTTAGGTGAAATAGAAGACGAATATGATTCCGGGGATCTACTGGATAAACAAATTAACGAAAACGAATATGTCTTTTCAGGAAGACTTGAACTGGATTACCTGAATGAAAAATATAATCTGAATCTGCCCGCGTCAGACGAATATGAAACCCTTGCAGGATTCATTCTTCATCATTATGGCAGCATCCCTCAGCCAAAAGAGCAGATGACCATTGGCCCTTACGTATTTTACATCATTCAGTCAACAGCCTCCAGGATTAATAAAGTAAGGCTAATAAGAAAAGGATAA